A stretch of Gambusia affinis linkage group LG10, SWU_Gaff_1.0, whole genome shotgun sequence DNA encodes these proteins:
- the usp1 gene encoding ubiquitin carboxyl-terminal hydrolase 1, protein MSGLLAENAGAGQESPVKRNKLSLKFFQKKDTKRALDFSEPQAEEAKTVEQEDSPASCDQVVYGPAPCPSSPGLPIPCEKKENLVPFVGLNNLGNTCYLNSILQVLYYCPGFREGVKNLYNLSKRPEKSKDENEEPQSLQSECVSETVPAHIELLGSFSSLMTSVEQLQSSFLLNPDGFSEGELATPPRKILHTIRLLNPMYEGYLQHDAQEVLQCILGYIQEACDTIRKEQELERKEDNDTDVKKENGVPSDSSFSVTESRTSTDEDGQVSGKRKSDTEVGNAKKKPKSKKSESTEENVCRNKPFTRSKRKSSSDITVDSAQSKEGEQEQAEEKKNLNPDEEKDEKASSKERSGKRKKRGTLGWLRSSGKQPSIFSKFYSVGKISSTNPKPQNKSEPENRPSEEPKQKSTQQSAARKSDKDQTEKQQDVLGLMEKLFQGRLVLRTRCLECESFTERREDFQDISVPVLDDQPASPEDPSEVSPDPKPEMKTLTWAISQFASVERIVGEDKYFCETCHHYTEAERSLLFDKTPEVITIHLKRFSASSLEVDPYAGLSKVNTPLQTPLTLSLNEWCTKPSAATGQQYELFAVVMHSGVTISSGHYTTYIRMADLKDVKVWLQDKKEKVTEEDLKESKERAQTDENTTFDDGEVSVSLSTRGQRRAGLASTKSGSKKLLEGGIGLLGGQRSLPNCELGSGSKAANRDAAEGSKRRKTLSSSGQNTGGLKKEPEDAAMAPPGGMEAAEQQALTSLLEYEGKWLLFDDSEVRLFEEEDFLRACSPETCSSSTPYLLFYKRMPEPQH, encoded by the exons ATGTCAGGTCTGCTGGCTGAGAATGCGGGAGCAGGACAGGAGAGTCCTGTGAAGAGGAACAAACTTTCCTTAAAGTTCTTCCAGAAGAAGGACACAAAACGAGCTCTGGATTTCTCCGAACCTCAAGCAGAAGAGGCCAAAACAGTAGAACAAGAAGATTCTCCAGCCAG ctgtgatCAGGTGGTGTATGGCCCTGCCCCCTGTCCGTCTTCACCTGGCCTTCCAATCCCGTGTGAGAAGAAAGAGAACCTGGTGCCTTTTGTGGGTCTCAATAACCTTGGCAACACCTGCTACTTAAACAGCATCTTGCAG GTTCTGTATTACTGCCCTGGCTTCAGAGAAGGGGTCAAGAACCTGTACAACCTTTCCAAAAGACCAGAGAAATCAAAGGATGAAAATGAAGAG ccTCAGAGTCTGCAGTCGGAGTGTGTGTCTGAGACTGTGCCGGCTCACATCGAGCTCCTTGGGAGCTTCAGCAGCCTGATGACCTCAGTGGAGCAGCTGCAGTCCAGCTTCCTGCTCAACCCTGATGGCTTCAGTGAGGGAgagctggccacgccccctcgCAAAATACTTCACACCATCAg GCTGCTGAACCCTATGTATGAAGGCTATCTCCAGCATGATGCTCAGGAGGTTCTGCAGTGCATCCTGGGATACATTCAGGAGGCCTGTGACACTATCAGAAAGGAGCAGGAGCTGGAGAGGAAGGAGGACAACGACACAGACGTTAAAAAGGAGAATGGCGTTCCCTCGGATTCCAGTTTCTCTGTGACGGAATCCAGAACTTCCACAGACGAGGACGGACAAGTCAGCGGAAAGAGGAAGAGTGACACAGAGGTGGGAAACGCCAAGAAGAAGCCCAAGTCTAAGAAGTCTGAGTCCACTGAGGAAAATGTCTGTAGAAACAAACCCTTCACTCGCTCGAAGAGGAAGTCCTCCAGTGATATCACCGTGGACAGCGCTCAGAGTAAAGAGGGAGAGCAGGAGCAAGCGGAGGAGAAGAAGAATCTGAATCCTGATgaagagaaagatgaaaaagcATCCAGTAAAGAGAGAAgtgggaaaagaaagaagagaggtACTCTAGGTTGGCTGAGATCATCAGGGAAGCAGCCAAGTATTTTCTCAAAGTTCTACAGCGTCGGGAAGATCAGCTCTACAAATCCAAAACCTCAGAACAAATCTGAGCCAGAGAACAGACCGTCAGAGGagccaaaacagaaaagcactCAACAGTCTGCAGCAAGGAAGTCAGATAAAGATCAAACAGAGAAACAGCAAG ACGTTCTGGGCCTGATGGAGAAACTGTTCCAGGGCCGACTGGTGCTGAGGACTCGTTGTCTGGAGTGTGAGAGCTTCACAGAGCGGAGAGAGGACTTCCAGGACATCAGCGTGCCGGTGCTGGACGACCAGCCCGCCAGTCCAGAGGACCCGTCTGAAG TCTCTCCAGACCCAAAGCCTGAGATGAAGACCTTGACGTGGGCCATTTCTCAGTTTGCCTCTGTGGAGCGCATCGTGGGCGAAGATAAATACTTCTGTGAAACCTGTCATCACTACACGGAGGCTGAAAGGAGTTTGCTGTTTGACAAAACTCCTGAAGTCATCACTATTCACCTTAAGCGCTTCTCTGCCAGCAGCTTGGA GGTGGATCCGTACGCAGGCCTCTCTAAAGTCAACACTCCCTTACAGACGCCCCTCACCCTGTCTCTGAACGAGTGGTGCACAAAGCCATCGGCTGCTACAGGACAGCAGTACGAACTGTTTGCTGTGGTCATGCACAGTGGCGTCACCATCAGCAGCGGCCATTACACCACCTACATCCGCATGGCCGATCTGAAGGACGTGAAAGTCTGGCTGCaggacaagaaagaaaaagttactGAGGAGGAtctaaaagaaagcaaagagagAGCACAGACAGATGAAAACACAACCTTCGACGATGGCGAGGTGTCGGTCAGCCTGAGCACAAGGGGGCAGCGGCGAGCAGGTTTGGCTAGCACTAAATCAGGGAGCAAAAAGCTTTTGGAGGGAGGCATTGGACTCCTGGGGGGACAGAGGAGTTTGCCCAATTGCGAGCTGGGAAGCGGGAGCAAAGCAGCTAACCGTGACGCAGCGGAGGGATCTAAACGGAGAAAGACGCTAAGCAGCTCCGGCCAGAATACAGGCGGACTCAAAAAGGAGCCGGAAGATGCTGCAATGGCTCCCCCTGGTGGGATggaagcagcagagcagcaagCTTTAACCAGCCTGCTGGAGTATGAGGGCAAATGGCTTCTGTTTGATGACTCTGAAGTGCGTTTGTTTGAGGAGGAGGACTTCCTGCGAGCCTGCTCTCCTGAAACGTGCTCCTCATCTACACCCTACCTGCTGTTCTACAAAAGGATGCCCGAGCCCCAgcactaa